From Chryseobacterium gallinarum, one genomic window encodes:
- a CDS encoding thioredoxin family protein, whose product MKNYWDKGISFEKYLQIAKERLENPANQQEADYKNYYELGLQRMDRTLKKYIPDEDQLKVLADKNFDGKILIISEAWCGDASATVPALFKFFEGHNEVRIFLRDSDKSLINQFLTNGTESIPKVIILDKDFNVKNSWGPRPKYGYELLMKYKADPEAYPKDSFYNDLQIYYAKNRGKDAVQEILDLL is encoded by the coding sequence ATGAAAAATTACTGGGATAAGGGAATTTCTTTTGAAAAATACCTTCAGATTGCAAAAGAAAGATTAGAAAATCCTGCCAACCAACAGGAAGCAGATTATAAAAACTATTACGAGCTGGGACTTCAGAGAATGGACAGAACCCTGAAAAAGTATATTCCGGATGAAGACCAGCTGAAAGTATTGGCTGATAAAAATTTTGACGGAAAAATTTTAATTATTTCCGAAGCATGGTGTGGGGATGCAAGTGCAACTGTTCCGGCCCTTTTCAAATTTTTTGAAGGACACAATGAAGTCAGAATTTTTTTAAGAGACAGCGATAAAAGCCTGATCAATCAGTTTTTAACCAATGGTACGGAGTCTATTCCCAAAGTGATTATTCTGGACAAAGATTTTAATGTAAAGAATTCATGGGGTCCCCGTCCAAAATACGGCTACGAGTTACTGATGAAATATAAAGCAGATCCTGAAGCGTATCCTAAAGACAGTTTTTATAATGACCTGCAAATCTACTATGCGAAAAACAGAGGTAAGGACGCCGTTCAGGAAATTCTGGATTTGTTATAA
- a CDS encoding YkvA family protein — MKYSKLNLAKEAISHKGFVKKIPDIFRMVKMWRKGTYPMKSIDIILPLLGLLYVISPIDLLPEFAIPVLGVMDDLAVLSLTIPKLIKEVDKFLLWEAEQKYSGTKIIDAEIVK, encoded by the coding sequence ATGAAATATTCAAAATTAAATCTTGCAAAAGAAGCCATCAGCCACAAAGGTTTTGTAAAAAAAATCCCTGATATTTTCAGAATGGTCAAAATGTGGAGAAAAGGAACTTATCCTATGAAATCCATAGATATTATTCTTCCTTTATTGGGTCTTTTATATGTCATTTCCCCAATAGACCTTCTTCCCGAATTTGCCATTCCCGTTCTTGGAGTAATGGATGACCTGGCCGTACTGTCCCTGACGATTCCCAAACTCATCAAAGAGGTTGACAAGTTTCTACTCTGGGAGGCGGAACAAAAATACAGCGGAACCAAAATTATTGATGCTGAAATCGTAAAATAA
- a CDS encoding RHS repeat-associated core domain-containing protein codes for MTDTNNYYPFGLNHIGQGKGLLGGYFNYKYNGKELQETGMYDYGARMYMPDLGRWGVHDPLSELQFAYSPYSYVYGNPIRFNDPTGMLGEEDPPRKGSTPNNPIEIGEIKLTKNVSDSRLSFMGIQSLSAYHGSQDRLAFGIRNSKAALATEKFERNLAFTMGTFLMGGSNLAASAGWATFDTWLDYQDESLQDGVGKVRIAALALVIVRKGKGFQTLLVKPDASRINLAKGRTAFTPLRASSNSPVSAGWDHVLDGHFNRPLGNNRSVFSISEEELKSILQSKTVINSPITAMDGGQFLRTVDVGQTVGNASLKQGGVATSWINVITDYKGNLITTYPVAP; via the coding sequence GTGACGGATACTAACAATTATTATCCGTTCGGGTTAAACCATATTGGCCAGGGAAAAGGGCTTTTAGGAGGGTACTTTAATTATAAGTACAATGGAAAGGAGCTACAGGAGACGGGAATGTATGATTATGGAGCAAGAATGTATATGCCGGATCTGGGTAGATGGGGTGTACATGATCCTTTGAGCGAGTTACAATTTGCTTACAGTCCATATTCATATGTTTATGGAAATCCTATAAGATTTAATGATCCAACCGGAATGCTTGGAGAGGAGGATCCACCAAGGAAAGGTTCTACTCCTAATAATCCTATTGAAATTGGTGAGATTAAGTTGACAAAAAATGTCAGTGATTCTAGGCTATCATTTATGGGAATCCAAAGCTTAAGTGCTTATCATGGTTCTCAGGATAGATTAGCTTTTGGTATCAGAAATAGTAAAGCTGCTCTTGCCACAGAAAAATTTGAAAGAAACCTGGCTTTTACTATGGGGACTTTCCTAATGGGTGGAAGTAATCTTGCCGCTTCTGCGGGATGGGCTACTTTTGATACATGGCTTGATTATCAAGATGAATCATTACAAGATGGAGTTGGCAAAGTTAGAATAGCTGCTCTTGCCCTTGTGATTGTTAGAAAAGGGAAAGGCTTTCAAACTTTACTAGTAAAACCTGATGCATCTAGAATAAATCTTGCCAAGGGTCGTACCGCTTTTACCCCTTTAAGAGCTAGTTCTAATTCACCTGTTAGTGCTGGATGGGATCATGTACTTGATGGTCATTTTAATAGACCCTTAGGAAATAATAGATCTGTTTTCAGTATATCAGAGGAAGAACTAAAAAGTATTTTACAAAGTAAGACTGTAATAAACTCTCCTATAACTGCCATGGATGGAGGTCAGTTTCTTAGAACGGTAGATGTAGGACAAACAGTTGGTAATGCAAGCTTAAAACAAGGAGGAGTAGCTACTTCTTGGATTAACGTAATTACAGATTATAAAGGGAATTTAATAACAACATATCCAGTAGCACCATGA
- a CDS encoding DUF6443 domain-containing protein, translated as MKKIIIPVGILLLGNVKAQLTPLPNTENYVQTKTYLDYSGTTATKSSETVQYFDGLGRPKQVVGVKASPAGKDVVTHIEYDGFGRQVKDYLPVPQSGTQNGAIYASPLGNASSMYGAEKIYSEKVLENSPLDRIQQQIQVGNDWAGKPVKFEYGTNASDEVYQFVTSTIWENNATKSILSLSSAQTYAPNQLYKNTIKDEDGNETREFKNGQGQIMLVRKTDGVKNIDTYYVYNEYNQLAFVIPPNAVHKSITDDLLNDLCYQYRYDGKGRLVEKKLPGKGWEYMVYDGADRLILSQDANLRAQNKWLITKYDQFGRVAYTGIQSGESRISMQSQISDLVITENREPGGFVKNGMTIYYSNIYFHNLETVLSINYYDTYPQGYSFNPSFPTSIQGTAVLTETSTSDGRSTKGLPTMSLVKNIEDDNWTKNYTYYDTKGRVIGTHSINHLGGYTKTESKLDFAGVAQQVVTRHKRLDTDTERIITENFEYDSQNRLLVHRHQVDNNPEEILAQNTYNELSQLTNKKVGNNLQSIDYAYNIRGWMTRINDPANLNGKLFGYEIKYTNPVYTNLASGRFNGNIAEVDWRNSSEDVLKRYSYTYDGLNRLKDGIYTEPNATNPYNNNFNEHLTYDTNGNIMTLKRNAFPVLGSTSTVVDDLEYNYTGNRLNQVIEHSLNDTGYEGGNNIIDYDLNGNMLNLKDKGIQNIAYNYLSLPDAYSITQTDPFFGTKNFRLQYLYRADGIKLRKLNTSGGGRGQSTTNNITDYLDGFQYKYREVIEPCLWCRTSVAFEKEAYKESGEILEPGVITPEWRLDFVPTAEGFYSFAENRYIYQYRDHLGNARVSYTKNSAGAAQVTDTNNYYPFGLNHIGQGKGLLGGYFNYKYNGKELQETGMYDYGARFYMADLGRWGVVDPLAEKMRRWSPYTYAFNNPLRFIDPDGRQGTDIYELNKKGELIWRAASERDVIYASKNFDKNSNLNANNDGGVDVGEKGYIKNNSQEKTLSSPITDNEGNSSDKLSTLSFHNNESKASEVAEYFYNNTNVETANSTYKSSTSDSNFSVISTYHLPSTSPLDPKGTGLMSNFSVGGDNFFQSSLTAQDHNHPLGYQLSPSGFNYGAKGFKVNTFDCNGKNCDVNVAKAHDNIKLRVYSTVLKKYIRYDGSSANIE; from the coding sequence AAGGCAAGTTAAAGATTACCTACCCGTTCCCCAATCCGGAACCCAGAACGGAGCTATCTATGCTTCACCTCTTGGAAATGCTTCATCCATGTATGGTGCGGAAAAGATTTATTCAGAAAAAGTGCTGGAAAACTCACCTTTAGACAGGATTCAGCAACAGATCCAGGTGGGTAATGACTGGGCTGGTAAACCTGTGAAATTTGAATATGGAACGAATGCATCTGATGAAGTCTATCAATTTGTTACTTCCACAATCTGGGAAAACAATGCGACTAAAAGTATTCTGAGTTTATCATCAGCACAAACCTATGCTCCCAATCAACTATATAAAAATACAATAAAAGATGAAGATGGAAATGAAACACGAGAGTTTAAAAATGGGCAGGGGCAAATTATGCTGGTACGTAAAACAGATGGGGTAAAAAATATTGATACCTATTATGTTTACAATGAATACAACCAACTTGCCTTTGTTATTCCTCCCAATGCTGTTCATAAATCAATCACCGACGATCTGCTAAACGACTTGTGCTATCAATACCGTTATGATGGTAAAGGAAGGCTTGTAGAAAAGAAGCTACCAGGTAAAGGTTGGGAATATATGGTATATGATGGAGCCGATCGTTTGATTTTATCCCAGGATGCTAATCTCCGAGCACAAAACAAATGGTTAATTACTAAATATGATCAGTTTGGAAGAGTAGCTTATACTGGGATTCAATCTGGTGAAAGTAGAATCAGTATGCAGAGCCAAATATCTGACCTTGTTATTACAGAAAACAGGGAACCTGGAGGCTTTGTAAAAAATGGAATGACCATTTATTATTCCAATATATATTTTCATAATTTAGAAACCGTATTGAGTATTAATTACTATGATACTTATCCTCAGGGCTATAGTTTCAACCCATCTTTTCCTACAAGTATCCAGGGAACTGCTGTATTAACAGAAACGTCAACTTCAGATGGAAGAAGCACCAAAGGACTTCCTACCATGAGTTTGGTGAAAAATATTGAAGATGACAACTGGACGAAAAATTATACCTACTACGATACCAAAGGAAGAGTAATAGGAACCCATTCCATCAACCATTTGGGAGGTTATACCAAAACAGAATCCAAACTGGATTTTGCAGGCGTTGCTCAACAGGTTGTCACCCGACATAAGAGACTGGATACCGATACAGAAAGGATTATTACAGAAAACTTTGAATATGATTCCCAAAACAGGCTGTTGGTGCACAGACACCAGGTAGATAATAATCCTGAAGAGATTCTGGCCCAGAATACCTATAATGAACTTTCTCAGCTAACCAATAAAAAAGTAGGCAATAACTTGCAGAGTATTGATTATGCCTACAATATCAGGGGCTGGATGACCAGGATCAATGATCCTGCCAACCTGAATGGGAAATTGTTTGGCTATGAAATCAAATATACTAATCCTGTGTATACCAATTTAGCTTCAGGTAGGTTTAACGGGAATATTGCAGAGGTAGACTGGAGAAACTCTTCAGAGGATGTTTTAAAAAGGTACTCCTATACCTATGATGGCCTCAATAGGTTAAAGGATGGCATCTATACGGAGCCTAATGCCACCAATCCATACAACAATAACTTTAATGAACATCTTACCTATGACACGAATGGCAATATTATGACCCTGAAAAGAAATGCTTTCCCGGTATTGGGAAGCACTTCCACGGTGGTGGATGATTTAGAGTATAACTATACCGGCAACCGTTTGAACCAGGTGATAGAACATTCTCTGAACGATACCGGCTATGAAGGCGGAAATAATATCATAGATTATGACCTGAACGGGAATATGCTCAATTTGAAGGATAAAGGAATTCAGAATATTGCATATAATTACCTGAGTTTACCCGATGCCTATTCCATTACCCAAACTGACCCTTTTTTCGGGACTAAGAATTTCAGGTTGCAATACCTTTATCGTGCAGATGGGATAAAACTCCGTAAACTCAATACTTCAGGAGGAGGAAGAGGACAATCAACCACTAATAATATTACCGATTACCTGGATGGTTTCCAGTACAAATATCGTGAAGTTATTGAACCTTGTCTATGGTGTCGTACAAGTGTAGCTTTTGAAAAGGAGGCTTATAAGGAATCCGGGGAAATTCTTGAGCCGGGCGTTATTACCCCGGAATGGCGTCTTGATTTTGTACCAACAGCAGAAGGATTTTATAGTTTCGCTGAAAACCGCTATATTTACCAATACAGGGATCACCTTGGAAATGCGAGGGTAAGCTATACTAAAAACAGCGCAGGTGCTGCTCAAGTGACGGATACTAACAATTATTATCCGTTCGGGTTAAACCATATTGGCCAGGGAAAAGGGCTTTTAGGAGGGTATTTTAATTATAAGTACAATGGAAAGGAGCTACAGGAGACGGGAATGTATGATTATGGGGCAAGGTTTTATATGGCAGATCTGGGAAGATGGGGCGTGGTGGATCCGTTGGCGGAAAAGATGAGAAGATGGTCGCCATACACATATGCATTTAATAATCCTTTGAGGTTTATTGATCCGGATGGAAGACAAGGAACTGATATTTATGAGTTGAATAAAAAAGGAGAATTAATTTGGAGAGCAGCATCTGAAAGAGATGTAATTTATGCTTCCAAAAATTTTGATAAGAATAGCAATCTTAACGCTAATAATGATGGAGGTGTAGATGTGGGAGAAAAAGGTTATATTAAAAATAACTCTCAGGAAAAAACATTAAGTTCGCCAATTACAGATAATGAAGGTAATAGCAGTGATAAGCTATCTACGTTAAGCTTCCATAATAATGAGTCAAAAGCTTCAGAAGTTGCAGAGTATTTTTACAATAATACGAATGTAGAAACAGCAAATTCTACTTATAAATCGTCTACTTCGGATAGTAATTTTTCTGTAATATCAACTTATCATTTACCTAGTACTTCTCCGCTTGATCCCAAAGGAACGGGATTAATGTCTAATTTTTCAGTAGGAGGCGATAACTTTTTTCAAAGTAGCTTAACAGCACAAGATCATAACCATCCCCTTGGTTATCAATTATCTCCTAGTGGATTTAATTATGGGGCAAAAGGCTTTAAGGTAAATACTTTTGACTGTAATGGAAAAAATTGTGATGTTAATGTAGCAAAAGCTCATGATAATATCAAGCTTAGAGTGTATTCAACTGTTTTAAAAAAATATATTAGATATGATGGATCCAGTGCAAATATTGAATAA
- the aroC gene encoding chorismate synthase, translating into MFNTLGNFLSLTTFGESHGVAYGGIINNFPAGLTVDLDKVQYELNRRKPGQSAIVTQRKESDTVKFLSGIFEGKTTGTPIGFIIENENQKSKDYDHIAQAYRPSHADFTYDQKFGLRDYRGGGKSSARETMNWVVAGAFAKQLLPDIEINAYVSSVGDIFCEKPYQALDFSKTESNDVRCPDAETAEKMISRIKEIKKEGNTIGGTITCVIKNVPVGIGEPIFSKLQAELAKAMLNINACKGFEYGSGFCGAKMTGKEHNDAFNTDFTTKSNLSGGIQGGISNGMDIYFRVAFKPVATILRPQESIDKEGNPVIVEGKGRHDPCVVPRAVPVVEALAAFVLADLFLINKTRNINNF; encoded by the coding sequence ATGTTCAACACATTAGGTAATTTTCTAAGTCTTACGACATTTGGGGAAAGCCACGGAGTGGCTTACGGCGGTATCATCAATAATTTTCCGGCAGGTTTAACGGTAGATCTCGATAAGGTTCAATACGAACTGAACAGAAGAAAACCCGGCCAGTCTGCCATTGTTACCCAAAGAAAAGAAAGCGACACCGTAAAGTTTCTTTCAGGGATTTTTGAAGGAAAAACAACAGGTACCCCAATCGGCTTTATCATTGAAAATGAAAATCAGAAATCAAAAGATTATGACCATATTGCCCAGGCTTATCGTCCGAGTCATGCTGATTTCACTTATGATCAAAAATTTGGGCTAAGAGATTATCGCGGAGGAGGAAAATCTTCAGCCAGAGAAACCATGAACTGGGTGGTAGCAGGGGCCTTTGCCAAACAGCTTCTCCCGGATATTGAAATCAATGCCTACGTATCATCCGTTGGCGATATTTTCTGTGAAAAACCCTATCAGGCTCTGGACTTTTCTAAAACCGAAAGCAATGATGTACGTTGCCCGGATGCTGAAACTGCTGAAAAAATGATTTCGAGAATCAAAGAAATCAAGAAAGAAGGAAATACCATCGGTGGAACTATTACCTGTGTCATTAAAAATGTTCCTGTAGGAATCGGTGAACCTATATTTTCAAAGCTTCAGGCTGAGCTGGCAAAAGCCATGCTTAATATCAATGCCTGTAAAGGTTTTGAGTACGGAAGCGGTTTCTGTGGAGCTAAAATGACCGGAAAAGAGCATAATGATGCTTTCAATACAGATTTCACTACTAAGTCTAATCTTTCAGGAGGCATCCAGGGAGGAATTTCTAACGGAATGGATATTTATTTCCGTGTTGCTTTCAAACCGGTAGCCACTATTTTAAGACCTCAGGAAAGTATAGATAAAGAAGGAAATCCTGTCATTGTAGAAGGCAAGGGACGCCATGATCCATGTGTGGTTCCAAGAGCAGTTCCCGTAGTGGAAGCCCTGGCTGCATTCGTATTGGCAGACCTGTTTCTGATCAACAAAACAAGAAATATCAATAATTTTTAA
- a CDS encoding RHS repeat-associated core domain-containing protein, with translation MYDYGARMYMPDLGRWGVHDPLSELQFAYSPYSYVYGNPIRFNDPTGMLGEEDPPRKGSTPNNPIEIGEIKLTKNVSDSRLSFMGIQSLSAYHGSQDRLAFGIRNSKAALATEKFERNLAFTMGTFLMGGSNLVASAGWATLDAVVDYQSEETKNKIGKVKLAAILLVIARKGNGLQNLVDDIVAINKTTNGGGVLLNGSPSSAISSAMYYETAAEQSASIFKSISHGHMFMDGNKRTAVAVFEKLAKEAGIETVSRKDMLNVATQVAEGKVTDVSEIARLLTK, from the coding sequence ATGTATGATTATGGAGCAAGAATGTATATGCCGGATCTGGGTAGATGGGGTGTACATGATCCTTTGAGCGAGTTACAATTTGCTTACAGTCCATATTCATATGTTTATGGAAATCCTATAAGATTTAATGATCCAACCGGAATGCTTGGAGAGGAGGATCCACCAAGGAAAGGTTCTACTCCTAATAATCCTATTGAAATTGGTGAGATTAAGTTGACAAAAAATGTCAGTGATTCTAGGCTATCATTTATGGGAATCCAAAGCTTAAGTGCTTATCATGGTTCTCAGGATAGATTAGCTTTTGGTATCAGAAATAGTAAAGCTGCTCTTGCCACAGAAAAATTTGAAAGAAACCTGGCTTTTACTATGGGGACTTTCCTAATGGGTGGAAGTAATCTTGTAGCTTCTGCAGGATGGGCTACTCTTGATGCAGTAGTTGATTACCAAAGTGAAGAAACAAAAAACAAGATTGGTAAGGTTAAATTAGCAGCTATTTTATTAGTTATAGCCCGTAAAGGAAATGGTTTACAAAATTTAGTTGATGATATTGTTGCTATTAATAAAACCACTAATGGTGGCGGAGTTCTTCTTAATGGATCTCCATCATCTGCTATTTCTTCTGCAATGTATTATGAAACGGCAGCAGAACAAAGTGCTTCTATTTTTAAATCAATATCACATGGACATATGTTCATGGATGGCAATAAACGTACAGCTGTTGCTGTGTTTGAGAAATTAGCAAAAGAGGCAGGTATAGAAACTGTAAGTCGTAAAGATATGCTAAATGTTGCGACTCAAGTTGCGGAGGGTAAAGTAACTGATGTTTCTGAAATTGCAAGATTATTAACAAAATAA
- a CDS encoding TlpA family protein disulfide reductase, producing the protein MKKNIIYLVFIIIIGVAVLVPGIRNFLKEQFFPIATIENAVHISEEDYDIDLKGINAPSTNLKNFRNKAVFLNFWGTWCPPCRKEWPSIQKLYDSRKEHVDFVLIAMNDKEEDVRKFLKENNYTVPVYIAQSPISEKILPKVFPTTFLLDKTGRIIIKEDASKDWDTETVHQFIDNIIK; encoded by the coding sequence ATGAAAAAGAATATTATTTATCTTGTATTCATCATCATTATCGGTGTCGCTGTATTGGTACCGGGAATCAGGAATTTCCTGAAAGAACAATTCTTTCCGATTGCTACTATTGAAAATGCGGTACATATCAGTGAAGAAGATTATGATATAGACCTGAAGGGAATCAATGCTCCGAGCACCAATCTTAAAAATTTCAGGAATAAAGCTGTTTTTTTAAATTTCTGGGGCACCTGGTGTCCGCCATGCAGAAAAGAATGGCCAAGTATCCAAAAGCTCTACGACTCCAGAAAAGAGCATGTAGACTTTGTACTTATTGCTATGAATGATAAGGAAGAGGATGTAAGAAAGTTTTTAAAGGAAAATAATTATACGGTTCCTGTCTATATTGCCCAAAGCCCGATTTCTGAAAAGATTCTTCCTAAAGTATTCCCTACTACATTCCTTTTGGATAAAACAGGAAGGATTATCATCAAGGAAGATGCTTCAAAAGATTGGGACACAGAGACTGTGCATCAGTTCATTGACAATATCATCAAGTAA
- a CDS encoding helix-turn-helix domain-containing protein, which produces MCELPRDFISKYEREEVKPSIEMATQLAEALEVSLDYLVGSTDILLDKNIVAKILDIQKLKENDRQHVFALLDAFLKQTKLQSIL; this is translated from the coding sequence TTGTGTGAATTACCTAGAGACTTTATCAGCAAATATGAGCGCGAGGAAGTAAAACCATCTATTGAGATGGCCACGCAGCTGGCAGAGGCCCTGGAAGTATCTCTGGATTATCTCGTAGGGTCTACGGATATTCTACTGGATAAAAATATTGTCGCTAAAATTTTAGATATACAAAAACTAAAAGAGAATGATAGACAACACGTCTTCGCTCTCCTGGATGCTTTTCTTAAACAAACCAAGCTGCAAAGCATTTTATAA